One window from the genome of Tachypleus tridentatus isolate NWPU-2018 chromosome 11, ASM421037v1, whole genome shotgun sequence encodes:
- the LOC143232082 gene encoding cell fusion protein aff-1-like, which produces MVSRIPPLVFLTFVTLYVQNYAEEFRCDSSIPLVAKVAFETRGKTGLILQGTTARIPLTLGQTACFTLSTRNSSDHSDLLRFQKRILYVFRLEEVRNEYPVQNTYSFCQADLEVSCLCDCPGGVDRCAPEYENTDCNNSEDSAACYKIYQQTASIGCFFSLFDSTAEICCKVWIKPQVKNAMYIALLLGAPSTKLRIKKLAIDENGEPVGPPDVLETDSKEGRFSSDTFEIEITSSVQKEFLKPGMYFVNAAGDLFQPTHVSLNYPGTYEMEKLGWLKYHNKWYSPAKSTVKSKVEIRTQSCAGETFKMVHSYVTDNPEDVSSRVMDLYLGKIQKIFYNREERRVEEILSAIHRTDFVIHVQEEVDIMFHYQPSTLHDFDAETLLDKYSNEFLNITLKGVSGTVLGWVRHEHKKFAFSIISKSLVPTTSTIYKPTSFCINNTQICLRPISTKHLICKIISCKKEPLEGVIREDGTLLEVGGLEEEPWNEKVYSALWDFLNPKKWFENWTGLAAIVIYTIIAIFLLMVTTQILICVSSLAKLRGDCVRPAQSPISHTSSTKPCNCGQNQIERDNLVA; this is translated from the exons ATGGTAAGTAGAATTCCCCCTTTAGTTTTTCTAACATTTGTAACACTGTATGTGCAAAACTACGCTGAAGAGTTTCGGTGTGATTCTTCTATTCCACTTGTAGCCAAAGTGGCCTTTGAAACTAGAGGAAAGACTGGATTAATCTTACAAGGCACCACTGCTCGAATACCTCTCACCCTTGGACAAACAGCATGCTTCACTTTATCCACTCGTAATTCATCCGATCATTCTGATTTATTACGATTTCAAAAAAGGATATTATATGTTTTTCGCTTAGAAGAAGTAAGAAATGAATACCCTGTACAGAACACTTACAGTTTCTGTCAGGCAGATCTGGAAGTATCTTGTTTATGTGACTGTCCAGGAGGAGTTGACAGGTGTGCCCCAGAATATGAGAATACTGATTGTAATAACTCAGAGGATTCAGCTGCCTGTTACAAGATTTATCAACAAACCGCTTCCATTGGTTGTTTCTTCAGCCTATTTGATTCAACTGCTGAAATATGCTGTAAAGTTTGGATAAAACCTCAGGTGAAAAATGCAATGTATATAGCTCTCTTACTTGGTGCACCGAGCACTAAATTACGGATAAAAAAACTTGCGATAGATGAAAATGGAGAACCAGTGGGACCACCAGATGTACTTGAAACTGACAGTAAAGAAGGTCGGTTTTCATCAGATACATTTGAAATAGAAATAACAAGTTCTGTTCAAAAAGAATTCTTAAAACCTGGCATGTACTTTGTAAACGCAGCAGGAGATCTGTTTCAACCCACACATGTTTCTTTGAACTATCCTGGCACTTACGAAATGGAGAAATTGGGTTGGCtcaaatatcataataaatgGTACTCTCCTGCCAAAAGTACGGTAAAGTCGAAAGTTGAAATAAGAACTCAGAGTTGTGCTGGGGAAACTTTCAAGATGGTTCATTCCTACGTCACAGACAACCCAGAAGACGTGTCGTCTCGAGTAATGGACTTATACTTGGGTAAGATCCAGAAGATATTCTACAACAGAGAAGAGCGACGAGTAGAAGAGATTTTATCAGCtatacatcgtactgactttgtaatTCATGTCCAGGAGGAAGTCGACATCATGTTTCATTATCAACCATCTACTTTACACGATTTTGATGCTGAAACTTTACTGGACAAGTACTCAAATGAATTCTTGAACATCACCCTGAAAGGAGTTTCTG GTACGGTACTTGGATGGGTAAGACATGAACATAAAAAGTTTGCTTTCTCGATCATTAGTAAATCTTTGGTACCAACAACGTCTACAATTTACAAACCAACAAGTTTTTGCATAAACAATACACAAATTTGTCTGCGGCCAATATCCACAAAACatcttatttgtaaaattatttcctGTAAAAAAGAGCCACTAGAGGGAGTAATTAGAGAGGATGGAACATTATTGGAAGTTGGAGGATTAGAAGAAGAACCTTGGAATGAAAAGGTTTACAGTGCTCTATGGGATTTTTTAAATCCAAAGAAGTGGTTCGAAAATTGGACTGGGTTGGCTGCGATTGTGATATATACCATAATagcaatatttcttttaatgGTTACAACTCAAATACTTATTTGTGTTAGTTCTTTGGCGAAGCTGAGAGGGGATTGTGTTAGACCGGCACAGTCGCCTATTAGTCACACCAGTAGTACAAAACCATGTAATTGTGGTCAAAACCAAATTGAACGTGACAATTTAGTAGCATGA